Proteins found in one Equus przewalskii isolate Varuska chromosome 20, EquPr2, whole genome shotgun sequence genomic segment:
- the JUND gene encoding transcription factor JunD yields METPFYGDEALSGLGGGVSGSGGGGSFASPGRLFPGAPPTAAAGSMMKKDALTLSLSEQVAAALKPAAAPPPAPLRTDGTPGAAPPDGLLASPDLGLLKLASPELERLIIQSNGLVTTTPTSTQFLYPKVAASEEQEFAEGFVKALEDLHKQNQLGAGAASAAAAAAGGPSGTAAGAAPPGELAPAAATPEAPVYANLSSYAGGTGGAGSAATVAFAAEPVPFPPPPPPPGALGPPRLATLKDEPQTVPDVPSFGESPPLSPIDMDTQERIKAERKRLRNRIAASKCRKRKLERISRLEEKVKTLKSQNTELASTASLLREQVAQLKQKVLSHVNSGCQLLPQHQVPAY; encoded by the coding sequence ATGGAAACACCCTTCTACGGCGATGAGGCGCTGAGCGGCCTGGGCGGCGGCGTCAGTGGCAGTGGTGGCGGTGGCAGCTTCGCGTCCCCGGGTCGCCTGTTCCCCGGGGCGCCCCCGACGGCGGCGGCCGGCAGCATGATGAAGAAGGACGCGCTGACGCTGAGCCTGAGCGAGCAGGTGGCGGCGGCGCTCAAGCCGGCGGCCGCGCCGCCCCCGGCCCCCCTGCGCACCGACGGCACCCCGGGCGCGGCGCCCCCCGACGGCCTGCTCGCCTCGCCCGACCTGGGGCTGCTCAAGCTCGCTTCGCCCGAGCTTGAGCGCCTCATCATCCAGTCTAACGGGCTGGTCACCACCACGCCGACGAGCACGCAGTTCCTCTACCCCAAGGTGGCAGCCAGCGAGGAGCAGGAGTTCGCCGAGGGCTTCGTCAAGGCCCTGGAGGACTTACACAAGCAGAATCAGCTGGGCGCGGGCGCGGCctctgctgccgccgccgccgccgggggaCCCTCGGGCACGGCCGCGGGCGCCGCGCCTCCGGGCGAGCTGGCCCCGGCGGCGGCCACGCCCGAGGCGCCGGTCTACGCGAACCTGAGCAGCTACGCGGGCGGCACCGGGGGTGCGGGAAGTGCTGCGACGGTCGCCTTCGCCGCCGAGCCCGTGCCCttcccgccgccgcctccgcccccAGGCGCGCTGGGGCCGCCGCGCCTGGCCACGCTCAAGGATGAGCCGCAGACGGTGCCCGACGTGCCGAGCTTCGGCGAGAGCCCGCCGCTGTCGCCCATCGACATGGACACGCAGGAGCGCATTAAGGCGGAGCGCAAGCGGCTGCGCAACCGCATCGCTGCCTCCAAGTGCCGCAAACGCAAGCTAGAGCGCATCTCGCGCCTCGAGGAGAAAGTGAAGACGCTCAAGAGCCAGAATACGGAGCTGGCGTCCACGGCGAGCCTGCTGCGCGAGCAGGTGGCGCAGCTCAAGCAGAAGGTCCTCAGCCACGTCAACAGCGGCTGCCAGCTGCTGCCCCAGCACCAGGTGCCCGCGTACTGA